In Alteromonas mediterranea DE, a single genomic region encodes these proteins:
- a CDS encoding DoxX family protein: MNNTLLKTIFTSTNSVASLVLRVPVGIILAAHGAQKLFAWFGGYGLEGTGQWMESIGLAPGFLMALLAGSAEFFGGLALLIGFLTRPAALVSAFTMVVAIFSVHASNGLFMSNNGYEFALSLLAVTVALVVQGGGKFSVDSLISKTYFSKA; encoded by the coding sequence ATGAACAATACGCTGTTAAAAACCATTTTTACATCAACCAATAGTGTGGCAAGCCTTGTATTGCGGGTGCCTGTGGGCATTATTTTAGCGGCGCACGGTGCACAGAAACTATTTGCATGGTTTGGGGGTTACGGCCTGGAAGGAACAGGGCAGTGGATGGAGAGTATTGGGTTAGCACCGGGCTTTTTAATGGCGCTTTTAGCGGGTAGCGCAGAGTTCTTCGGGGGATTAGCGCTTCTAATTGGTTTTCTCACACGACCTGCTGCATTAGTCAGTGCTTTTACTATGGTAGTGGCTATTTTCAGCGTGCACGCTTCAAACGGTTTGTTTATGAGCAACAATGGCTATGAGTTTGCGCTTTCACTACTTGCCGTAACCGTTGCACTAGTCGTTCAAGGGGGCGGAAAATTCTCTGTCGACTCATTAATTAGTAAAACGTATTTTTCTAAAGCATAA
- a CDS encoding SOS response-associated peptidase family protein yields MCGFIQRITDSPDVIALLEEVGLTQTIPLFVNESSSSNVINFYPAFGKASERQITNLIMSEDSTIDATWWFDAKPIGDTLEIGDRTTFNARNLDSPYWGKFIRERRAVVVATAVGESNPLGKGKAHYLMKPTSGALLIGAVYRRFSNGLFSCAVVTRPPMDGFSQYHEKSIPCFLPHDSHAINAWLTADTQGPLNNEVEYILNNPRIYTDFEVTRVKTFKSAEAIGEANMLKAEAIAEANMLKADENL; encoded by the coding sequence ATGTGCGGATTTATTCAACGTATTACTGACTCACCAGATGTTATAGCGCTACTTGAAGAAGTAGGGCTAACACAAACCATTCCGCTTTTTGTCAACGAATCATCCTCAAGCAACGTTATTAACTTCTACCCAGCATTTGGCAAAGCGTCTGAACGACAAATTACCAATTTAATTATGTCTGAGGATAGCACCATAGATGCTACATGGTGGTTTGATGCCAAGCCCATTGGCGACACGTTAGAGATTGGCGATAGGACAACTTTTAATGCTCGTAACTTAGATAGCCCTTATTGGGGAAAGTTTATTCGAGAGCGACGAGCAGTAGTAGTGGCAACAGCGGTAGGGGAGTCAAACCCACTTGGAAAAGGAAAAGCGCATTATTTAATGAAGCCCACTAGCGGAGCATTGCTTATTGGCGCGGTGTACCGGCGATTTAGCAATGGGCTGTTTTCCTGTGCAGTAGTGACGCGCCCGCCCATGGATGGCTTTAGCCAATATCACGAGAAATCCATCCCTTGCTTTCTTCCTCATGATAGTCACGCTATTAATGCGTGGCTAACCGCTGACACACAAGGCCCATTAAATAATGAGGTAGAGTATATTTTGAATAACCCTCGTATTTATACCGACTTTGAAGTCACGCGAGTAAAGACGTTTAAAAGTGCTGAGGCAATCGGTGAAGCTAATATGTTAAAGGCTGAGGCAATCGCTGAAGCTAATATGTTAAAGGCTGACGAAAACCTCTAA
- a CDS encoding LysR family transcriptional regulator — protein MDRLTLLKTFVVVANEGSFTKAAVRLDTSNQLVSKYVAQLEKHLDTRLFNRTTRKIHLTEAGRQCLQHANHILESINDMESQLGLFNTQAKGTLHVSAPVSFSTLHLAGAIGAFQHAHPHVSINLQLNDRKIDVIDEGFDVAIRAGHLASSSLVAKKITTINLALCVSPAYLKKYGRPLHPSDLKPEHYLEYSYVNYDNNQSELIAALKANAQKSPPKLTANNGEVLTNVAKQGEGYVLQPTFIVGEALKKGELVSILDEYIPQSIALYAVYPHRKLISNKLRVFIDFLCNYFEDTPFWDR, from the coding sequence ATGGATAGATTGACCCTGTTAAAAACGTTTGTGGTAGTCGCAAATGAAGGCAGCTTTACTAAAGCCGCGGTACGCTTAGATACATCGAACCAGCTTGTAAGCAAATATGTTGCACAGCTTGAAAAGCACTTAGATACTAGGCTGTTTAATAGAACAACCCGAAAAATTCATCTTACAGAGGCGGGGCGTCAGTGTTTGCAACACGCAAACCATATTCTTGAAAGCATTAATGATATGGAAAGCCAGCTAGGCCTTTTTAACACGCAGGCCAAAGGTACTTTACATGTCAGTGCGCCCGTATCCTTTTCTACTTTACATTTAGCAGGGGCAATAGGGGCTTTTCAACACGCTCACCCACATGTATCGATTAACTTGCAGCTTAACGACCGCAAGATTGATGTGATTGACGAAGGGTTTGACGTTGCAATACGCGCCGGTCATCTTGCCAGCTCTAGCTTAGTGGCTAAAAAGATCACCACTATTAATTTAGCGCTATGCGTGTCACCCGCATACCTTAAAAAGTATGGTCGTCCCTTACACCCAAGCGACTTAAAGCCCGAGCACTATTTAGAATACTCGTATGTAAATTATGACAATAATCAGTCAGAACTTATTGCTGCGTTAAAAGCTAACGCCCAAAAGTCGCCTCCAAAGCTCACCGCAAATAATGGAGAGGTGCTGACAAATGTGGCTAAGCAAGGTGAAGGCTATGTGCTTCAACCTACCTTTATAGTTGGCGAAGCTTTAAAAAAAGGAGAGCTAGTTTCTATACTTGACGAGTATATTCCTCAGTCTATCGCTCTGTATGCGGTATACCCACACCGAAAATTAATATCAAATAAGCTGCGGGTTTTTATCGACTTTCTTTGCAACTACTTTGAAGACACTCCTTTTTGGGATAGGTAA
- a CDS encoding DUF3360 family protein, which yields MSQESSSYQKLHKSSSEFSSREDYLNHELQIISPKRWRLNLPGKDYRVEWEDFVPGMAATIGKIVMVAAVVGAFAAPLGLSPEFVIENVRFELLIAAVLFVVLISGFLNPSANLAGTHGPLLPLVPLIVASGGHPMALGLLIGLFGFILGITKGGSILAKLTSNGVCGGLLLYLGFIGITGQVKKLFAWAESFDMAYLAFVVIIATILMYAWLEHIQKRWLAIPLGAVMAAVIAFSFGAPFEFSTSPGMPNLNPAYWWGENTGWQLGLPDWSHFIAVLPFAVLAVSMWSPDFLGHQVFQKLSYPKKSERAHMNIDDTMIAASSRQAVGSLLGGGNISSSWGTYIIPASIARRPIPGGALVTGLLCVVAALWGYPMDLAVWPPVLCVALIVGVFLPLMEAGMQMTREGKTTQSAALVVISSVLVNPVFGWSFTMLLDNLGLVGCKDRAGDLGKAGRWIIPGITFLVLCTVMALIGMFPGVPAIMETFRL from the coding sequence GTGTCACAAGAAAGTTCCTCTTATCAAAAACTTCACAAATCAAGCAGTGAATTCTCATCTCGAGAAGACTATTTAAATCACGAATTACAAATCATTTCTCCAAAACGTTGGCGTTTAAATTTGCCGGGTAAAGACTATCGCGTTGAGTGGGAAGATTTTGTTCCGGGCATGGCAGCCACCATAGGTAAAATTGTTATGGTGGCCGCTGTAGTAGGCGCGTTTGCTGCGCCTCTGGGGTTATCACCAGAATTTGTTATTGAAAACGTGCGCTTTGAGCTTCTTATCGCTGCGGTTTTATTTGTGGTGCTTATTTCTGGCTTTCTCAACCCTTCGGCTAATCTGGCTGGCACACACGGGCCGCTTTTACCCCTAGTACCGCTCATCGTCGCTTCAGGCGGTCACCCAATGGCGCTGGGGCTCCTCATCGGTCTGTTCGGATTTATTCTTGGTATTACAAAAGGCGGTAGTATTCTGGCCAAGCTCACGAGTAACGGTGTATGTGGTGGGTTATTACTGTATTTAGGCTTCATCGGCATAACGGGGCAGGTGAAAAAACTCTTCGCCTGGGCTGAAAGCTTCGATATGGCGTATTTGGCTTTTGTGGTAATTATCGCAACAATTTTAATGTATGCATGGTTAGAGCACATTCAAAAGCGTTGGCTGGCAATTCCTTTAGGTGCAGTGATGGCAGCGGTGATTGCGTTTTCTTTTGGTGCACCCTTCGAGTTTAGTACATCGCCTGGCATGCCAAATTTAAACCCTGCATATTGGTGGGGCGAAAATACGGGATGGCAACTGGGGCTGCCGGATTGGTCTCACTTTATCGCCGTCCTTCCATTTGCGGTGTTGGCAGTATCTATGTGGTCGCCAGACTTTTTAGGGCATCAAGTTTTCCAAAAGCTTAGTTACCCTAAGAAAAGTGAACGAGCACATATGAACATCGATGACACCATGATCGCGGCGTCTAGCCGTCAGGCCGTCGGTAGCTTACTTGGCGGGGGGAATATTTCATCGTCGTGGGGGACCTATATTATTCCAGCATCCATCGCACGTAGACCCATTCCTGGTGGCGCATTAGTTACCGGGCTGTTGTGTGTTGTTGCGGCACTTTGGGGCTACCCTATGGACTTGGCTGTTTGGCCACCGGTATTGTGCGTTGCATTAATTGTGGGTGTGTTTTTGCCATTAATGGAGGCAGGCATGCAGATGACCCGCGAGGGTAAAACAACCCAGTCAGCCGCTTTAGTGGTTATCTCTTCGGTATTGGTAAACCCAGTATTTGGGTGGTCATTCACTATGTTGTTAGATAACTTAGGTTTGGTCGGTTGTAAAGATAGGGCCGGTGATCTTGGAAAAGCGGGGCGCTGGATTATTCCAGGTATCACTTTCTTGGTGTTGTGCACCGTTATGGCGCTTATTGGTATGTTCCCGGGGGTACCTGCCATTATGGAGACGTTTAGGCTTTAA
- a CDS encoding host attachment protein, which produces MTVQKHYVIVANHDNATAYTYTNHGSALVEVKKWHNEFSGASDQDIYTDKPGRQSAPASQVPGVDSMNRKDAAELEDERFASDIADWLDGERKRGALGSIDIISGPGFLGKLRNGMSSQCSEVVDKEVKKNVLGADEETLLSYLK; this is translated from the coding sequence ATGACAGTTCAGAAACACTACGTAATTGTGGCCAACCACGACAACGCCACAGCTTACACCTATACCAACCACGGAAGCGCACTTGTTGAAGTAAAGAAATGGCACAATGAGTTTAGCGGAGCAAGCGATCAAGATATTTATACGGATAAACCCGGTAGGCAATCGGCTCCCGCTTCGCAAGTGCCAGGTGTCGATAGCATGAATCGAAAAGATGCCGCTGAACTTGAAGATGAACGATTTGCCAGTGACATTGCTGACTGGCTAGATGGCGAGCGTAAACGAGGTGCGCTAGGCTCTATAGATATTATTAGTGGGCCAGGATTTCTAGGGAAACTAAGAAACGGAATGTCATCTCAATGTTCAGAAGTCGTCGACAAAGAAGTGAAAAAGAATGTTTTAGGTGCGGATGAGGAAACCTTGCTTTCCTACCTTAAATAA
- a CDS encoding TusE/DsrC/DsvC family sulfur relay protein: MIQETYSFNYKGNEIPTDKAGYLLDYTLWEEGMVDLLAQEENIELTEAHWEVVRFVRAFYEEYETSPAIRALVKAMANKFGPEKGNSRYLQRLFKKGPAKQATKLAGLPKPAKCL, translated from the coding sequence ATGATACAAGAAACCTATAGCTTTAATTATAAAGGGAACGAGATCCCTACAGACAAAGCCGGGTATTTACTCGACTATACCCTTTGGGAAGAAGGTATGGTTGACTTACTGGCGCAAGAAGAGAACATTGAACTAACCGAAGCCCACTGGGAAGTGGTGCGTTTCGTGCGCGCATTCTATGAAGAATACGAAACCAGCCCAGCGATTCGTGCCTTGGTGAAAGCCATGGCCAATAAGTTTGGACCGGAAAAAGGTAATAGTCGTTATCTTCAACGATTATTTAAAAAAGGCCCGGCTAAGCAAGCCACAAAATTGGCTGGATTACCAAAACCTGCGAAATGCTTGTAA
- a CDS encoding DsrE family protein, with the protein MAKLLIRFTQSPFSNAKSQDGLDFALAATNYGHEVKVLFENQGVLQLVKATSTKGLKNHTKRLASMPFFDIEECFVCKASADTYDIDQVLANTSLIDELDCEWITSEEKVALIQSVDHVVTF; encoded by the coding sequence ATGGCAAAGTTACTTATTAGGTTTACACAAAGCCCATTTTCCAATGCGAAAAGCCAAGACGGTTTAGATTTTGCGCTAGCTGCAACAAACTATGGGCACGAGGTAAAAGTGCTCTTTGAAAACCAAGGTGTACTGCAGCTGGTTAAGGCCACGTCTACAAAAGGGCTGAAAAACCACACCAAACGTTTAGCCAGTATGCCATTTTTCGATATCGAAGAATGCTTTGTGTGTAAAGCAAGTGCAGATACCTACGACATAGACCAGGTTCTTGCTAATACAAGTTTAATTGACGAGCTAGATTGTGAGTGGATAACCTCAGAAGAAAAAGTTGCGCTTATACAAAGCGTTGACCATGTGGTGACATTCTAA
- a CDS encoding DODA-type extradiol aromatic ring-opening family dioxygenase, with translation MTGPTRISTAYISHGGGPLPLLEIQSQEGEMQTRYHTEMIETLITLPQEIAKPDVIIVISAHWEEAVVKVTAGPKPDLIYDYYGFPEQAYSLKYPAKGNAEFANNIVNGLNTRGITAKAERTRGFDHGMFIPLSIMYPAADIPCVQVSLVTGSNKRRDAQFHISLGKALKEIIDNIGAFEHVLILGSGSSFHNMHGFFDSSEEALHKATRFNNWLQTTMRSSAYSEVERKSRLVEWFTGPEAQYAHPKEEHLLPLHVCYGANNKAVDNAFSLTLLTKPASMFLWKG, from the coding sequence ATGACTGGGCCTACCCGAATTTCAACGGCGTATATCTCTCATGGTGGAGGCCCACTTCCACTGCTAGAGATACAGTCGCAAGAGGGGGAAATGCAAACTCGCTATCACACGGAAATGATTGAGACCCTTATAACGTTACCTCAGGAGATAGCAAAACCCGATGTGATCATTGTTATAAGTGCACATTGGGAAGAAGCTGTGGTTAAAGTAACTGCCGGCCCCAAACCAGATTTAATTTACGATTATTATGGCTTTCCGGAGCAGGCTTATTCACTTAAATATCCGGCAAAAGGTAATGCTGAATTTGCAAATAATATAGTTAACGGTTTGAACACAAGGGGAATAACCGCGAAAGCCGAGCGGACACGCGGATTTGACCACGGCATGTTCATTCCACTTAGTATAATGTACCCCGCGGCCGATATTCCTTGCGTACAAGTCTCTTTAGTTACTGGCTCAAACAAAAGGCGCGATGCGCAATTTCACATTTCTTTAGGCAAAGCGCTAAAAGAGATTATTGATAACATCGGCGCTTTCGAACATGTTCTGATATTGGGTTCTGGTTCGTCGTTTCACAATATGCACGGCTTTTTCGATAGCTCTGAAGAGGCATTGCATAAGGCTACGCGTTTCAACAATTGGTTACAGACCACGATGCGCTCCAGCGCATATAGTGAAGTTGAACGTAAATCCAGGCTTGTTGAATGGTTTACCGGGCCTGAGGCACAGTATGCTCACCCCAAAGAAGAGCATTTATTGCCACTACATGTTTGTTATGGGGCAAATAACAAAGCGGTAGATAACGCATTTTCACTTACATTGTTAACCAAGCCAGCGAGTATGTTTTTGTGGAAAGGGTAA
- a CDS encoding Bax inhibitor-1/YccA family protein yields MDQRSMYSSASQPSVLQTNKVLRNTYMLLAMTLAFSAVCAGIAMAVGISPMMSLVMTIGAFITLFVVQKKADSASGIYWVFAFTGLMGASLGYTLQYYLAFGGPGLIMEALGATALVFFALSGYALTTKKDFSFMGGFLVVGLVVVLVAAIANIFFAVPAVSLAISAAIVFIMSGFILFDTSRIIHGGETNYIRATVSLYLNIYNLFTSILHLLGAFGGDD; encoded by the coding sequence ATGGATCAACGTTCGATGTATTCAAGTGCATCTCAACCATCGGTATTGCAGACGAACAAGGTTCTACGCAACACCTATATGCTGCTTGCGATGACACTAGCGTTTAGTGCGGTTTGTGCTGGTATAGCAATGGCAGTAGGCATTTCTCCTATGATGTCTCTTGTTATGACTATCGGCGCTTTTATTACCCTATTTGTAGTTCAGAAAAAGGCTGATTCAGCGTCTGGCATCTACTGGGTGTTTGCATTCACCGGTTTGATGGGGGCGTCACTTGGTTACACCTTGCAATATTACCTTGCATTTGGTGGCCCAGGCTTAATTATGGAAGCGCTAGGTGCAACAGCCCTTGTGTTCTTCGCCCTATCTGGCTACGCCCTAACCACTAAGAAAGACTTCTCGTTTATGGGCGGCTTCTTGGTTGTAGGTTTAGTTGTAGTGCTTGTTGCGGCAATTGCGAACATCTTCTTCGCGGTTCCAGCGGTAAGCTTAGCAATTAGTGCAGCGATTGTGTTTATAATGTCAGGTTTCATCTTGTTTGATACAAGCCGTATCATTCACGGTGGTGAAACAAACTACATTCGCGCTACAGTTTCGCTATACTTAAACATATACAACTTATTCACCTCTATTCTTCACCTTCTAGGTGCGTTTGGCGGCGACGATTAA
- a CDS encoding aminotransferase class I/II-fold pyridoxal phosphate-dependent enzyme, which produces MDLELQQLSLFSSLQHEFMPYKDVWHSPSHLRRDKTRLKYSAILRRFNIPSSHHTQTTFSELSPIAMWIADMDIPPCAYIISAVSNNLRSTYGYQSCDIGDAVATWYERSRSPNYNYKVENTDIVDVASVISAVDVALRTFCQSGDKVMVLTPTYEPLTSSIKRNGLKPVYIRCTESLSSPKADLDDVSRCQSLVKDDSHAQGCSGDNTERAARSSIDLSSLDKSATAFVICHPNNPTGTVLSRVEQQAVFEFCLQHNILLITDEVHSEFAFNSADEPTIISMFGLDNQGEVNKLDSQTEKYKKPSVLPRAIHLNSVSKAFNLASIPGASYAVIKDKQTRETFAEAISAKHLNASNLGKIALIAAYSEGSTWLDEVKAALSFNRKLVKRFFQHYGISVKFTMGRAGYFLWLDLKTFNATCSHSSLSSSMDSYETVTNNHTRGQYPQTSNDKPASIKRSLPLYYSPARTVEDCIERGVIGNDGAPFGAPDHIRLNIACHPALIEEALLRLCFIPQFK; this is translated from the coding sequence GTGGACCTGGAGTTACAACAACTTTCTTTGTTTTCGTCGTTACAACATGAATTTATGCCTTACAAGGATGTATGGCATTCACCATCTCATCTGAGACGTGACAAAACGCGATTAAAGTATTCTGCCATACTACGCCGGTTCAACATTCCCTCAAGTCATCATACACAAACCACGTTTTCTGAACTAAGTCCTATCGCAATGTGGATTGCCGATATGGATATTCCACCTTGTGCTTATATAATCAGTGCCGTTAGCAATAATCTACGCAGTACCTATGGTTATCAGTCCTGTGATATTGGTGATGCGGTTGCAACTTGGTATGAACGCAGCAGATCCCCTAATTATAATTACAAAGTTGAAAACACAGACATAGTGGATGTGGCGAGCGTGATTAGTGCTGTCGATGTGGCCCTTCGCACGTTTTGCCAGTCAGGTGATAAGGTAATGGTACTGACGCCTACCTACGAGCCACTGACATCATCCATCAAGCGCAATGGCTTAAAGCCTGTTTATATTCGATGTACAGAATCTCTGTCATCACCCAAGGCAGACCTTGATGACGTTAGTCGATGTCAAAGCTTAGTCAAAGATGATTCACATGCTCAAGGTTGTAGCGGCGATAATACTGAACGCGCTGCGAGAAGCAGTATTGATTTATCTTCGCTTGATAAGTCTGCGACAGCCTTTGTTATATGCCATCCTAATAATCCAACTGGCACTGTATTATCGCGCGTTGAGCAGCAAGCGGTTTTTGAGTTTTGCTTGCAGCACAACATTTTGTTGATAACAGACGAAGTGCACAGTGAATTTGCCTTTAACTCGGCAGATGAGCCTACGATTATTTCAATGTTTGGCCTAGACAATCAAGGCGAGGTCAATAAGCTCGACTCTCAAACGGAAAAATATAAAAAGCCCTCTGTTTTACCGAGGGCGATTCATTTGAACAGCGTTTCAAAGGCATTTAACTTAGCCAGTATTCCGGGTGCTTCTTATGCGGTGATAAAAGATAAACAAACCAGAGAAACGTTTGCAGAAGCCATTAGTGCTAAGCACCTTAATGCCAGCAATCTAGGCAAAATTGCACTAATTGCTGCCTACAGTGAAGGTAGCACTTGGTTGGACGAGGTAAAGGCGGCGCTAAGTTTTAATAGAAAGCTGGTTAAACGCTTTTTTCAACACTACGGTATTTCGGTTAAATTTACGATGGGACGTGCGGGTTATTTTCTGTGGTTAGATCTAAAAACCTTTAACGCAACGTGTTCTCACTCTTCGTTATCGTCGTCTATGGATTCTTATGAAACCGTCACCAATAACCATACACGGGGCCAATACCCTCAAACCTCAAACGACAAGCCCGCGTCAATCAAGCGTTCGCTTCCATTGTATTACTCTCCCGCTAGAACCGTTGAAGACTGTATTGAACGAGGCGTAATTGGTAATGACGGTGCGCCTTTCGGTGCACCAGATCACATTCGGCTCAATATTGCCTGCCATCCAGCATTAATTGAGGAAGCATTATTGCGCCTATGCTTTATTCCTCAATTTAAGTAA
- a CDS encoding DsrE family protein, with the protein MYTIVQFDVETGDELFAYDGWKALAADHNVNLMVCITAAVKRGIVSEMEAKENGIAQANLTTPFEQAGLGEFFTALHECNRLVQF; encoded by the coding sequence GTGTACACCATTGTACAGTTTGATGTTGAAACCGGGGATGAACTGTTTGCTTATGACGGCTGGAAGGCCCTTGCTGCCGATCATAACGTAAATCTTATGGTGTGCATCACAGCCGCCGTCAAGCGCGGTATTGTCAGTGAAATGGAAGCGAAAGAAAACGGCATAGCACAGGCAAATTTAACTACTCCCTTTGAGCAAGCTGGCTTAGGCGAGTTTTTTACTGCCCTTCACGAGTGCAATAGGCTGGTGCAATTCTGA